The following are from one region of the Segatella oris genome:
- a CDS encoding glycoside hydrolase family 2 TIM barrel-domain containing protein gives MKLKSIFLFVALSFTVTASAADRKLFDNHWLFALQDSVTMSSPNFNDNAWRRLSLPHDWSIEGDFQATNPSGATGGALPGGIAWYRKHFDVPSYDRNKHYFIDFDGVYMNASVYLNGHLLGTRPYGFISYRYELTPYLKAKDNVMAVRVDNSEQPNCRWYSGSGIYRHVYLVTANALHVAHWGTFVRATTDGKVCAEIKIDNQGSRSETVTVCNTVLNSAQKVVSTVLRKLTVNPNKPAVFEENMQVDKPELWSIERPYRYVLRTEIVQGGRVLDRYDTPFGFRSFHFDAQTGFWLNGKNLKINGVCNHHDLGCLGAAVHRDAIYRQLRLLKDMGCNAIRCSHNPPAPELLELCDSMGFIVMDESFDMWHRKKTKYDYSRYFDQWFERDLSDLVKRDRNHPSIMIWSIGNEVLEQWDSADADQLSPEEANLILNAGHAITPNSTDDGKMNVNSQLTKRLVDIIKQLDPTRPVTAGCNEPSPENLLFKSNALDLIGYNYHIKNIKDVPKNFPGKPFIMTESVSALQTRGFYMMPSDSVYKAPEEWWLPYSNPTFMCSAYDNMHASWSSTHESTWNVVKNNHFVSGQFVWTGWDYLGEPTPYGFPARSSYFGIIDLAGFPKDIYYMYQSEWTQKPVLHLFPHWNWLPGQQIDMWCYFNHADAVELFVNGKSQGLKQKKPNEFHVKWRVNYELGSVKVVAYEHGKAVREEEIHTAGAPDRIRLTVEHSICKPGGLAFVEAEVVDKDGRRCPWAEHQLYFETEGNGEIVGVDNGCQTSMERFKDTKRKAFFGRCMVVVKMNAHEGKVQLKARGIDLKSDTVLLESKK, from the coding sequence ATGAAACTGAAATCTATTTTCTTATTTGTTGCATTGTCTTTTACGGTCACAGCCTCTGCTGCTGACCGTAAACTGTTTGACAATCACTGGCTTTTTGCGTTACAGGACTCGGTAACGATGTCGTCGCCTAACTTTAATGACAACGCTTGGAGACGCTTGTCGCTTCCTCATGACTGGTCTATTGAGGGCGATTTCCAAGCAACTAATCCGTCAGGAGCCACAGGTGGCGCATTGCCCGGAGGCATTGCGTGGTATCGAAAGCATTTCGATGTGCCTTCATATGACCGGAATAAACATTATTTTATTGATTTCGACGGCGTGTATATGAATGCTTCTGTCTATTTGAACGGGCATTTATTGGGCACACGTCCCTATGGTTTCATCAGTTATCGCTATGAACTTACACCGTATCTCAAGGCAAAAGACAATGTGATGGCAGTCAGAGTGGACAACAGTGAGCAGCCGAATTGCCGTTGGTATAGTGGAAGTGGCATCTATCGTCACGTTTATTTAGTGACGGCCAATGCGCTGCATGTGGCACATTGGGGTACGTTTGTCAGGGCAACAACAGACGGAAAGGTCTGTGCCGAGATTAAAATTGACAATCAAGGCAGCCGTTCTGAAACTGTAACTGTGTGCAATACCGTGCTCAATTCAGCACAGAAGGTCGTGTCAACAGTGCTACGTAAGCTGACGGTTAACCCCAATAAGCCTGCTGTTTTCGAGGAGAATATGCAGGTAGATAAGCCGGAACTATGGTCAATAGAACGTCCTTATCGTTACGTTTTGCGTACGGAAATCGTGCAAGGTGGTAGAGTTCTCGATCGCTATGATACGCCGTTTGGTTTTCGTTCGTTTCATTTCGATGCTCAAACAGGCTTCTGGCTGAATGGAAAGAACCTGAAAATAAATGGCGTTTGCAATCACCATGACCTTGGTTGCTTAGGAGCTGCTGTGCATCGTGACGCTATCTATCGCCAATTAAGACTGTTGAAAGACATGGGGTGCAATGCCATTCGCTGCTCACATAACCCTCCTGCTCCCGAACTTCTTGAACTTTGCGACTCCATGGGCTTCATTGTGATGGATGAAAGCTTTGACATGTGGCATCGAAAGAAAACAAAATACGATTATTCCCGCTATTTTGACCAGTGGTTTGAGCGCGACCTTTCCGACTTGGTGAAGCGTGACCGCAATCACCCGAGTATCATGATATGGAGCATTGGCAATGAAGTGTTGGAGCAATGGGACTCTGCCGACGCTGATCAATTGTCGCCCGAAGAGGCTAATCTCATTCTCAATGCAGGACATGCCATTACTCCAAACAGCACTGATGATGGCAAGATGAATGTCAATTCGCAACTGACAAAACGCTTGGTTGACATCATCAAGCAACTTGATCCGACACGTCCTGTGACGGCAGGTTGCAATGAACCGTCGCCCGAAAACCTTCTCTTCAAGAGCAATGCCTTAGACCTGATAGGCTATAACTACCATATAAAGAATATAAAAGATGTGCCCAAGAACTTTCCCGGCAAGCCTTTTATCATGACAGAATCTGTTTCTGCACTCCAGACAAGAGGTTTTTATATGATGCCAAGTGACTCTGTCTATAAAGCACCGGAGGAGTGGTGGCTTCCTTACTCCAATCCAACTTTCATGTGTAGTGCCTATGATAACATGCACGCTTCATGGAGTAGCACGCACGAAAGCACTTGGAATGTGGTTAAGAACAATCATTTCGTGAGCGGACAGTTTGTATGGACGGGATGGGATTACCTTGGTGAGCCTACACCTTATGGCTTCCCGGCCCGCAGCAGCTATTTTGGTATCATTGATCTTGCTGGATTTCCGAAGGATATCTACTACATGTATCAGAGCGAGTGGACGCAGAAACCGGTGCTACATCTGTTTCCTCATTGGAACTGGTTACCCGGACAGCAGATTGATATGTGGTGTTATTTCAATCATGCCGATGCTGTTGAATTGTTCGTTAATGGCAAAAGTCAGGGCCTGAAACAAAAGAAACCAAATGAATTTCATGTGAAATGGCGCGTAAACTATGAGCTGGGGAGTGTGAAAGTCGTTGCTTATGAGCATGGAAAAGCCGTGCGTGAGGAAGAAATCCATACGGCAGGAGCACCCGATCGCATTCGTTTGACAGTTGAACATAGCATCTGTAAACCCGGCGGTTTGGCTTTTGTTGAGGCAGAAGTTGTTGATAAGGACGGTCGGCGTTGCCCTTGGGCAGAGCATCAGCTCTATTTCGAAACAGAAGGAAATGGTGAGATTGTCGGCGTAGATAATGGCTGTCAGACCTCTATGGAGCGTTTCAAGGATACGAAACGAAAGGCATTCTTTGGCCGATGTATGGTTGTTGTGAAGATGAATGCGCATGAAGGCAAGGTGCAACTCAAGGCGCGTGGCATTGATTTGAAATCAGATACGGTCTTGTTGGAAAGTAAGAAATAG
- a CDS encoding TIM-barrel domain-containing protein, with translation MKSVKTFLIAFLALCSSVMTAADFMRNGNYITIPVKNPSLQGAKMLRLQVVGDKIIRVQATNGTAFVPKQSLIIVPQTAVPTFKVTAQAGNVVVSTRLLKAVVDAKTGHVAFYSPEGKLLLSESKEGGKTFGPYTVPSREIGADSHLTAEQLQGVSWHALFDSPDDEAFYGLGQHQAEELNMKGKNEDLFQYNTKVSIPFVVSNRNYGVLWDSYSYCRFGNPAGYLQLNRAFTLYDKEGNRGSLTGTYVEKDGKRLVRKEDSIYYEFALPELARPMAGTDLGVANLPSGFKLNGAHVTYEGYLESPVDNLYRFILYYAGYMKVYLDGKEVVPERWRTAWNPNSYKFAFPMKKGRKVKLLIDWYPDGDVSYCGLRAASPRSEKEQGKLSIWSEMARDMDYYFIAGNTIDEVISGYRTLTGKAQVYPKWALGFWQSRERYRNSGEIEATLSEFRKRHIPIDNIVQDWNYWKIDSWGDHTFDATRYPNPQQMLDSVHALHGRFMISVWPKFYCSVKNYKELDRHGWIYHQAVKDSIYDWLNYMGSFYDAYSDGARKMFWRQMNDNLYSKYKFGIDAWWMDASEPNVRDCTPMWYRKALCGPTALGTSTEFFNAYSIVNADAIYNGQRSVNPNQRVFLLTRSGFAGEQRYSTATWSGDIATRWEDMRAQMTAGMNYSISGLPFWGMDQGGFCVENRYVTAQQIFDKTGEENADLKEWRELQTRWNQFGCFIPIYRAHGQWPLREVWNIAPEQHPAYQTIIAYDRLRYRMMPYLYSMAGAVHFNDYTMLRPLVMDFNGDMRVYDIKDQWMFGSSFMACPVGTYQARTREVYLPKQRGWYDLYTNRHYAGGQTIIAAAPYDKIPVFVPEGAIIPFGPAMEWSDEKSAELITLYVYRGHNGRFTLYEDEGTNYNYEQGKYATIPFLYDDKTQTLTIGERSGSFEGMLEVRRFKVVYRHPDLKVDALNIDEADGRIVNYTGKKLKIKLK, from the coding sequence ATGAAATCCGTAAAGACCTTTCTGATTGCATTTCTTGCTTTGTGCAGCAGTGTAATGACCGCTGCCGACTTTATGCGTAATGGAAATTACATCACGATTCCTGTGAAAAATCCTTCTTTGCAGGGTGCAAAGATGCTGCGTCTACAGGTGGTTGGTGACAAAATTATCCGTGTGCAGGCTACCAATGGCACTGCTTTTGTACCTAAACAAAGCCTGATCATCGTTCCACAAACAGCCGTGCCGACTTTTAAAGTGACGGCACAGGCTGGTAATGTTGTCGTGTCGACACGCCTTTTGAAAGCCGTTGTAGATGCCAAGACTGGGCATGTGGCATTTTATTCTCCTGAAGGAAAGCTGTTATTGTCAGAAAGTAAAGAAGGTGGAAAGACCTTTGGTCCTTATACAGTTCCCTCTCGTGAGATTGGGGCAGACAGCCATTTGACAGCTGAACAGCTTCAAGGTGTCAGTTGGCATGCTTTGTTTGACAGTCCTGATGATGAGGCTTTCTACGGTTTGGGACAGCATCAGGCGGAGGAACTCAATATGAAAGGCAAGAACGAAGACCTTTTCCAATATAACACAAAGGTAAGTATTCCGTTCGTTGTCAGCAATAGGAACTATGGTGTTTTGTGGGATAGTTACAGCTATTGTCGCTTTGGTAACCCAGCAGGTTACCTGCAACTTAATCGTGCTTTCACTTTATATGATAAAGAAGGAAACAGAGGTTCGCTCACAGGAACCTATGTGGAAAAAGACGGGAAGCGTCTTGTTCGTAAGGAAGACAGTATATATTATGAGTTCGCTTTGCCTGAATTGGCCCGTCCGATGGCTGGAACTGACCTTGGAGTAGCCAATCTCCCGTCTGGTTTTAAGCTTAATGGCGCTCATGTTACCTATGAAGGATATCTTGAATCGCCTGTAGATAATCTCTATCGCTTTATTCTTTATTATGCCGGTTACATGAAAGTGTATCTTGATGGAAAGGAAGTTGTACCCGAACGGTGGCGAACAGCGTGGAATCCCAATAGTTATAAGTTTGCTTTCCCTATGAAAAAAGGTCGTAAAGTGAAACTGCTTATCGATTGGTATCCCGATGGGGATGTGAGTTATTGTGGTCTCCGTGCGGCCTCACCTCGCAGTGAAAAGGAGCAGGGAAAACTCAGCATATGGAGTGAGATGGCTCGCGATATGGACTATTATTTCATTGCAGGCAACACAATTGATGAGGTTATATCAGGCTATCGCACATTGACAGGAAAGGCACAAGTATATCCCAAGTGGGCTTTAGGCTTTTGGCAGAGTCGTGAACGCTATAGGAACAGTGGGGAAATAGAAGCCACATTGAGTGAGTTTCGCAAGCGACATATACCGATTGACAACATCGTTCAAGACTGGAACTACTGGAAGATAGACTCGTGGGGTGACCATACTTTTGATGCAACCCGATACCCCAACCCACAGCAAATGCTTGACAGTGTGCACGCACTTCACGGCAGGTTTATGATTTCTGTGTGGCCGAAGTTCTACTGTTCTGTTAAGAATTATAAGGAATTGGATCGTCATGGATGGATTTATCATCAGGCAGTAAAGGACTCTATCTATGATTGGTTGAATTATATGGGCTCGTTCTATGATGCTTATAGTGACGGAGCGCGTAAGATGTTTTGGCGTCAGATGAATGATAATCTCTATAGTAAATATAAGTTTGGAATAGATGCTTGGTGGATGGATGCAAGCGAACCGAATGTCCGCGACTGTACTCCTATGTGGTATCGGAAGGCACTTTGTGGCCCAACAGCATTAGGAACCAGTACTGAATTCTTTAATGCTTATTCCATTGTTAATGCCGATGCAATCTATAACGGACAGCGAAGTGTGAACCCCAATCAGCGAGTCTTCTTGCTGACTCGCAGTGGTTTTGCCGGCGAACAGCGTTACAGTACAGCAACGTGGAGTGGAGATATAGCCACAAGATGGGAGGACATGCGGGCACAGATGACTGCCGGCATGAACTACAGTATCAGTGGATTACCGTTCTGGGGTATGGATCAAGGAGGCTTTTGTGTGGAGAATCGTTATGTAACTGCACAGCAGATTTTTGATAAAACGGGTGAAGAGAATGCAGATCTAAAGGAATGGCGTGAGTTGCAAACACGCTGGAACCAGTTTGGTTGCTTTATTCCTATCTATCGCGCACATGGACAATGGCCATTGAGAGAAGTCTGGAACATTGCTCCCGAGCAGCATCCTGCCTATCAAACCATTATTGCCTACGACCGATTACGCTATCGCATGATGCCTTATCTCTACAGTATGGCAGGGGCTGTCCATTTCAATGACTACACGATGTTGCGCCCCTTGGTAATGGACTTTAACGGAGATATGCGCGTTTATGATATTAAAGACCAGTGGATGTTTGGCTCTTCATTCATGGCTTGCCCTGTAGGAACATATCAAGCACGCACACGTGAGGTTTATTTACCGAAGCAGAGAGGATGGTATGACTTGTATACCAACCGGCATTATGCAGGGGGACAGACCATTATTGCTGCTGCACCATATGATAAAATTCCTGTTTTTGTACCCGAAGGTGCTATTATTCCATTTGGCCCGGCAATGGAATGGAGTGATGAAAAGTCGGCCGAACTTATAACATTATATGTATATCGTGGTCACAATGGACGTTTTACACTCTATGAAGATGAAGGAACAAACTATAATTATGAACAGGGAAAGTATGCAACCATTCCTTTCTTATATGACGACAAAACGCAGACACTCACGATAGGAGAGCGGAGTGGCAGCTTTGAAGGCATGTTGGAAGTGCGTCGTTTCAAGGTAGTCTATCGCCATCCTGACTTGAAAGTGGATGCATTGAATATTGATGAAGCAGATGGCCGAATTGTAAACTACACGGGAAAGAAACTGAAAATTAAATTGAAATAA
- a CDS encoding DUF4230 domain-containing protein gives MKNKQFIYTLLLLLFMLSGCKKGKQEQTQKAIDTIPMLINEVQKCSKLYTVEYRLHKIITHNDQKTIEGKLFNQDINIDIPMTKRRVAIPMDATVKSYIDFSTFSEKNVRRNGKKIEITLPDPRVTLTSTKIDHEQVRKFVNFTRSDFTDAELSDFERQGREQILKAVPQTDILENARISATRILVPLLQQLGFAEQDITIHFRNDLHSSDIPTLIDKTFEHGK, from the coding sequence ATGAAAAATAAACAGTTCATCTATACTCTCCTGCTACTCCTATTCATGCTTTCAGGCTGCAAAAAAGGTAAGCAGGAACAGACGCAAAAGGCCATTGATACCATTCCAATGCTTATCAATGAAGTGCAAAAGTGCTCCAAACTGTACACTGTAGAATACAGACTTCACAAGATTATCACCCATAATGACCAGAAAACTATTGAAGGGAAGCTCTTCAATCAGGATATCAATATCGACATTCCTATGACAAAACGCAGGGTAGCCATACCGATGGATGCCACTGTGAAAAGCTATATTGACTTCTCAACCTTTAGTGAAAAGAACGTCAGACGCAACGGAAAGAAGATTGAAATCACGCTTCCTGACCCGCGTGTCACGTTGACAAGCACGAAGATTGACCATGAACAAGTGAGGAAGTTCGTCAACTTCACACGCTCCGACTTTACAGATGCTGAACTTTCTGACTTCGAACGCCAGGGACGTGAACAGATATTGAAAGCTGTTCCACAAACAGATATCCTTGAAAATGCCCGCATCAGTGCCACAAGGATCCTCGTTCCATTACTTCAACAGTTGGGATTTGCCGAGCAAGATATTACCATTCATTTCAGAAACGACCTGCACAGCAGTGATATCCCGACACTGATTGACAAAACATTTGAGCATGGAAAATAA
- a CDS encoding DUF4230 domain-containing protein: MENKKQNTFWHIIFSRLSAKAILMITLIVVLLITITIAIRWITNGTSLHIKQNKQIDLTPTLIKSIEEIGEWEFLQLTDEELIDTVKHGFFGDSELARIYYGTLRLGINLHQAPPGWIVQDKDTLRLSLPPIQLLDQDFIDEARTKAFFESGKWTEADRKQLYERAYSRMKQRSLTPANIAIAQANARQQIENMMKSMGFKNVKTGFETDNK, translated from the coding sequence ATGGAAAATAAGAAACAAAATACATTTTGGCACATCATCTTCAGTCGGCTGTCTGCCAAAGCCATTCTAATGATAACGCTTATCGTGGTTCTGCTGATAACGATAACCATTGCCATACGCTGGATAACAAACGGAACAAGTCTGCATATCAAGCAAAACAAACAGATAGACCTTACTCCGACACTGATCAAAAGCATTGAAGAAATCGGCGAATGGGAGTTTCTACAGCTGACCGATGAGGAACTCATAGACACCGTGAAGCATGGTTTCTTCGGCGACAGTGAGCTTGCACGCATCTATTATGGCACCTTGAGATTAGGCATCAACCTGCATCAAGCGCCTCCTGGCTGGATAGTTCAAGACAAAGATACACTCAGATTGTCACTTCCTCCCATTCAACTGCTCGACCAGGACTTCATTGATGAAGCACGCACTAAAGCTTTCTTTGAGAGTGGAAAGTGGACAGAAGCCGACCGCAAACAGCTTTATGAACGTGCATACAGCCGCATGAAACAACGCAGCTTAACGCCTGCAAACATAGCAATCGCACAGGCTAATGCCCGACAACAGATAGAAAACATGATGAAAAGCATGGGCTTCAAGAATGTAAAGACTGGCTTTGAAACAGACAACAAATAA
- the ribH gene encoding 6,7-dimethyl-8-ribityllumazine synthase, with product MATELHHLSDYDVNTVPDASNMCFGIVVAEWNPEITDALLDGAMTTLKKHGTLPENIHVKTVPGSFELIYGAHQMVLHGGYDAVIILGSVIRGETPHFDYICQGVTEGIARLNATQEIPVIYGLLTTNDLQQAQDRSGGRLGNKGDECAVVAIKMAKF from the coding sequence ATGGCAACTGAATTACATCATCTGTCTGATTACGATGTCAACACGGTGCCTGATGCAAGCAACATGTGTTTCGGTATCGTGGTGGCCGAATGGAATCCGGAGATTACTGATGCCTTGCTTGACGGTGCAATGACAACACTGAAGAAGCACGGGACACTCCCGGAGAACATCCATGTGAAGACAGTTCCGGGAAGTTTTGAACTTATCTACGGTGCACATCAAATGGTGTTGCATGGTGGTTATGATGCAGTCATTATCTTAGGAAGTGTTATTCGTGGTGAAACTCCACATTTCGACTATATCTGTCAAGGTGTAACCGAAGGCATTGCACGCCTGAATGCCACGCAGGAAATCCCTGTTATCTATGGTCTTCTGACCACCAACGACCTGCAACAAGCACAGGATCGCAGTGGCGGAAGACTGGGAAACAAAGGCGATGAATGTGCTGTTGTCGCAATAAAAATGGCTAAGTTCTAA
- a CDS encoding ferritin — protein MISNSLEKALNNQIVCEIYSANLYLSMSFYFEKEGYNGFSTWMKKQSAEEMDHAYQMASFIIKRGGTAEVNTIEAVKKTWESPLNAFEDAYAHECKISESINNLLAQAQKEGDNATQDFLWQFVREQVDEEATASGIVDRIKRMGDSSLFNLDEQYGRRQD, from the coding sequence ATGATTTCAAATTCACTTGAGAAAGCACTCAACAATCAGATTGTCTGCGAGATTTATTCAGCCAACTTGTATCTTTCAATGTCTTTCTATTTCGAGAAAGAAGGCTATAATGGCTTCTCTACTTGGATGAAAAAGCAGAGTGCAGAGGAAATGGATCACGCCTATCAAATGGCAAGTTTCATCATTAAACGTGGTGGAACGGCTGAGGTGAACACTATTGAAGCCGTGAAGAAAACATGGGAAAGTCCCCTCAATGCATTCGAAGATGCTTATGCCCACGAGTGTAAGATCAGTGAAAGCATTAATAACTTGCTCGCTCAAGCACAGAAAGAGGGAGATAATGCAACACAGGATTTCCTCTGGCAGTTTGTTCGTGAGCAGGTAGATGAAGAGGCTACAGCAAGCGGAATCGTAGACCGTATTAAGCGAATGGGTGATAGTTCTCTGTTCAATCTTGATGAACAGTATGGCCGTCGCCAGGACTAA
- a CDS encoding DUF4738 domain-containing protein — MKEMKKYYSLLLFCVAVLILTSCKEKKNTGIIITKKPVAAAHRQIMKTGDYAQSRKVEWLGTVYTVETKRVADPSLPVIADGDTKYYDNRITVRILRADGSEFFNRTFTKSDFSSYVGKTYANGALVGIVLDRAEGNNLLFAASVGSPDKMSDEYIPLLMKVSRQGRITISKDTQLDTGSDEASEVDLAEKEGM, encoded by the coding sequence ATGAAAGAGATGAAAAAATATTATAGTTTATTGTTGTTTTGCGTTGCCGTGCTTATCTTGACGAGTTGCAAGGAGAAGAAGAATACGGGCATTATCATTACTAAAAAGCCCGTAGCTGCAGCGCATCGCCAGATTATGAAGACCGGTGATTATGCACAAAGCCGTAAGGTTGAATGGTTAGGAACAGTCTACACGGTTGAGACAAAGCGTGTGGCTGACCCTTCATTACCGGTTATAGCCGATGGCGATACTAAGTATTATGACAACCGGATTACTGTACGTATTCTGCGCGCTGACGGTAGCGAGTTCTTCAACCGTACGTTTACGAAGTCTGATTTCAGTTCCTACGTAGGGAAAACCTATGCAAACGGTGCTCTCGTAGGCATTGTTCTTGACCGTGCCGAGGGCAATAATCTCTTGTTTGCAGCAAGTGTTGGCTCTCCGGATAAAATGAGTGATGAGTATATCCCATTGCTGATGAAGGTGTCACGTCAGGGTAGAATAACCATATCCAAGGACACTCAGCTTGACACAGGAAGTGATGAGGCTTCGGAAGTCGACCTTGCAGAGAAAGAAGGAATGTAG